A window from Rhea pennata isolate bPtePen1 chromosome 1, bPtePen1.pri, whole genome shotgun sequence encodes these proteins:
- the GRAP2 gene encoding GRB2-related adapter protein 2, with protein sequence MEAIAKFDFSASGEDELSFQAGDMLKILSSQEEWYKAELRSQEGYVPKNFIDFHVPPWFDERISRHEAENNLMSKGIGSFVVRASQNSHGDFSISVRHEDDVQHFKVMRDSKGNYYLWTEKFQSLNKLVDYYKTTSISRQKQIFLRDDSHGEKERHSGSLERMGREGLHLGGAAGEVHLSMSKRYVEHPVPILHQQQDRYGGSLDRKDGLHGLTDYSQGRAAAVQRRHTDPLHQPTPRTLWVRALYDFDAVEHDELGFRSGDILEVLDSSNPSWWKGRLRGELGLFPANYVTPMHL encoded by the exons ATGGAAGCCATCGCCAAGTTTGATTTCAGTGCTTCGGGAGAGGATGAGCTGAGCTTCCAGGCTGGGGATATGTTGAAG ATTTTAAGCTCCCAGGAAGAGTGGTACAAAGCTGAGCTGAGAAGTCAAGAGGGCTACGTTCCTAAGAACTTCATTGATTTTCATGTTCCCCC CTGGTTTGATGAGAGGATATCCCGTCACGAAGCAGAGAACAACCTTATGAGCAAAGGAATTGGTTCCTTCGTTGTCCGAGCCAGTCAGAATTCTCATGGTGACTTCTCCATCTCTGTCAG GCATGAAGATGACGTGCAGCACTTCAAAGTGATGAGGGATTCAAAGGGTAACTATTACTTGTGGACGGAGAAATTCCAATCACTAAACAAGCTGGTGGACTACTACAAGACGACCTCCATCTCCAGGCAGAAGCAGATCTTCCTGAGGGATGACAGCCACGGGGAGAAG GAGAGACATAGCGGGAGCCTGGAACGGATGGGCCGGGAAGGACTTCACCTGGGTGGAGCAGCTGGAGAAGTTCATCTTTCTATGTCCAAGAGATATGTAGAGCATCCTGTCCCCATATTGCACCAGCAACAG GATAGATATGGTGGGAGCCTGGACAGGAAAGATGGGCTGCATGGACTAACAGATTACAGCCAAGGAAGGGCAGCAGCTGTGCAACGGAGACACACAGACCCACTGCACCAGCCGACACCG CGAACACTATGGGTCCGTGCCTTGTACGACTTTGATGCTGTGGAGCATGATGAGTTGGGCTTCCGCAGCGGAGACATCTTGGAGGTCCTGGACAGCTCTAACCCTTCATGGTGGAAGGGGCGTCTGCGTGGGGAACTGGGTCTCTTCCCCGCCAACTATGTCACACCAATGCATCTCTGA